The following are from one region of the Paenibacillus protaetiae genome:
- a CDS encoding ABC transporter substrate-binding protein translates to MKHKKKMLTLMAATALVFVAACGGNNGNNAGSTASSSSNAGASASASTDSDSGKPVTIRLAWWGGDTRHEYTKKVVDMYEAQHKNVTIEVEYANYDDYWKKIAPQAAAGELPDIIQIDTSYYSQYAGKKQLADLTPFFGKEIDVSNISDNALKAGEYGSGNYGMNLGVNSLGFQYVPETLNKAGIDSIPDNWTWDDYVNMAAKAKQAGIYIDDGFRPEIFFAYYLRTKGATLYNADGNGLGYDDDSLFVDYFGRIADVTKSGAAPSADVKAQIKGVEDGFTVKGQQIGVWQWSNQYDALQKAVNKPMEIAPMVGPDMEKGLYLKPSMFFSIAESSKVKSEAAKFINFWVNDVEANKLILGERGVPVSSTVQEAIKPLLSPAQQQVFDYVSWSEQHSSPMDPVDPVGSAEIIDKLKTLSEQLEYNQISVEDAAKSFRADATSILSKNK, encoded by the coding sequence ATGAAACATAAGAAAAAGATGCTTACCCTCATGGCCGCGACGGCACTTGTATTTGTCGCAGCATGCGGCGGTAACAATGGCAATAATGCCGGCAGTACTGCAAGCAGCAGTTCGAATGCAGGTGCAAGTGCAAGCGCAAGCACGGACTCGGACAGCGGCAAACCTGTGACGATCCGCCTTGCATGGTGGGGCGGCGACACACGCCACGAGTATACGAAAAAAGTGGTCGACATGTACGAAGCGCAGCATAAAAACGTAACAATCGAAGTGGAATACGCGAATTATGACGATTACTGGAAAAAAATTGCCCCGCAAGCAGCAGCAGGGGAACTCCCGGACATTATTCAGATTGATACGAGCTACTATTCGCAATACGCAGGCAAAAAACAGCTTGCTGATTTAACTCCGTTTTTCGGCAAAGAAATTGATGTATCGAATATTAGTGACAACGCGCTGAAAGCCGGCGAATACGGAAGCGGCAACTATGGCATGAACCTTGGCGTCAACTCGCTTGGTTTCCAATACGTGCCTGAAACGCTGAATAAAGCGGGCATCGACAGCATTCCGGATAACTGGACTTGGGATGACTATGTCAATATGGCGGCTAAAGCCAAACAAGCCGGCATTTACATCGACGACGGCTTCCGCCCGGAAATTTTCTTTGCCTATTACCTTCGCACAAAAGGCGCTACCTTATATAATGCCGACGGCAACGGCCTTGGTTATGATGACGACAGCCTGTTTGTCGATTATTTCGGACGCATCGCTGATGTGACGAAGTCCGGCGCTGCTCCTTCCGCTGACGTAAAAGCCCAAATTAAAGGCGTAGAGGACGGCTTTACAGTAAAAGGGCAGCAAATTGGCGTATGGCAATGGTCAAACCAATATGACGCGCTGCAAAAGGCGGTCAACAAGCCGATGGAGATTGCGCCAATGGTTGGACCGGACATGGAGAAAGGATTGTATTTGAAGCCAAGTATGTTCTTCTCGATTGCCGAAAGCTCGAAAGTGAAGTCTGAAGCGGCGAAATTCATTAACTTCTGGGTGAATGACGTGGAAGCAAACAAATTGATTTTGGGCGAACGCGGCGTGCCGGTATCATCGACTGTACAAGAAGCGATCAAACCGCTTCTGTCGCCTGCACAGCAGCAAGTATTTGATTATGTATCGTGGTCGGAGCAGCACAGCTCGCCAATGGACCCTGTAGATCCGGTTGGATCGGCAGAGATCATCGACAAGCTGAAGACGCTTAGCGAGCAGCTGGAATATAATCAAATTTCGGTAGAGGATGCAGCAAAAAGCTTTAGAGCCGATGCAACCTCCATCTTGTCCAAAAATAAATAA
- a CDS encoding carbohydrate ABC transporter permease — protein sequence MVWKKTKWPVYHLFVGLLAIVMVYPVIWLLVSSFKKSSTIFTTSTSLIPHPWVWENYKLGWSGASDISFGHYIYNSLEIVIISTIGAVLSSAFIAFGFARLKFVGRGVWFGIMMVTLMLPHDVVLVPQYILFSKLHWLGSIKPIVVPQFFGIPFFIFLMVQFIRSIPRELDEAATIDGVGKFGLFFRIIIPLIVPSLATAAIFSFYWRWEDLMGPLLYLNKPSSYTVSLGLKMFLDSEGLSNWGAMFAMSIVSLLPVLLVFFLFQKYIVEGISTSGLK from the coding sequence ATGGTTTGGAAAAAAACAAAATGGCCTGTCTATCATCTATTTGTCGGTTTGCTTGCGATTGTGATGGTGTATCCGGTAATCTGGCTGCTTGTAAGCTCCTTTAAAAAAAGCAGCACGATCTTCACGACCTCTACATCGCTCATCCCGCATCCATGGGTATGGGAAAATTATAAGCTGGGCTGGAGCGGCGCATCCGATATCAGCTTTGGCCATTATATTTATAATTCGCTGGAGATCGTAATTATCTCGACGATCGGCGCCGTGTTGTCCTCGGCTTTTATTGCCTTCGGCTTTGCCAGGCTGAAGTTTGTCGGCCGCGGCGTGTGGTTTGGCATTATGATGGTTACCCTTATGCTGCCGCATGACGTTGTGCTTGTGCCGCAATACATTTTGTTTTCCAAGCTGCACTGGTTAGGTTCCATTAAGCCGATTGTTGTGCCGCAATTTTTCGGTATCCCGTTTTTCATCTTTTTGATGGTGCAATTTATCCGTTCCATTCCGCGCGAGCTGGACGAAGCGGCTACAATTGACGGGGTAGGCAAATTCGGTTTGTTTTTCCGGATTATTATTCCGCTTATCGTTCCTTCGCTGGCGACAGCCGCGATCTTCTCGTTCTACTGGCGCTGGGAAGATCTGATGGGGCCGCTGCTTTATTTGAATAAACCAAGCTCCTATACGGTATCGCTAGGTCTCAAAATGTTCCTCGACAGCGAAGGATTATCGAACTGGGGCGCTATGTTCGCGATGTCGATTGTCAGCTTGCTGCCGGTGCTTCTCGTCTTTTTCTTATTCCAGAAGTACATTGTGGAAGGGATTAGCACAAGCGGTTTGAAATAG
- a CDS encoding carbohydrate ABC transporter permease translates to MKLSLKNNLIGYTFIAPFVIGFLIFTLYPAISSLYFSFTDYDLLTTPQWSGADNFTSMFQDKRYVHSLKVTLIYVFIGVPLRLIFALFVAMILNTATKAVGIYRTVYYLPSIIGGSVAVSIMWRNVFGDNGIVNGLITALGFEPIRFFGNPSAALFMLISLSVWQFGSSMLIFLAGLKNIPSELYEASSVDGAGFFRRFFSITIPMLTPIILFNLVMQLISAFMTFVPAYIISKGEGGPLDGTLLYSLYLFKQAFVYFDMGFASAMAWIMLIIVGLLTAVVFATSRLWVHYESEGGR, encoded by the coding sequence ATGAAGCTATCGCTGAAAAACAATCTCATCGGGTACACGTTTATAGCGCCCTTCGTTATCGGATTTTTAATTTTCACTTTATATCCTGCGATTTCATCGTTGTATTTCTCATTCACCGACTATGATTTGCTGACAACTCCGCAATGGTCGGGCGCAGATAATTTCACATCGATGTTCCAGGATAAACGTTATGTCCACTCTTTGAAAGTGACGTTAATTTATGTGTTTATTGGCGTACCTTTACGCCTTATATTCGCTTTGTTTGTAGCGATGATATTGAATACCGCTACGAAGGCGGTAGGCATCTACCGCACCGTTTATTATTTGCCGTCGATTATTGGCGGAAGCGTAGCGGTTTCCATCATGTGGCGCAACGTATTCGGCGACAACGGTATTGTCAATGGGCTGATCACAGCTTTAGGTTTCGAGCCGATCCGGTTTTTCGGCAATCCTTCCGCAGCGTTGTTTATGCTGATCTCGTTGTCGGTATGGCAGTTCGGCTCCTCGATGCTCATCTTTCTGGCAGGGTTAAAAAACATCCCAAGCGAGCTGTATGAAGCTTCCAGTGTAGATGGAGCCGGGTTTTTCCGGCGGTTTTTCAGCATTACGATTCCGATGCTGACGCCGATTATTTTGTTTAACCTCGTGATGCAGCTGATCAGCGCCTTTATGACGTTTGTTCCAGCTTACATTATTTCGAAAGGCGAAGGCGGTCCGCTGGACGGCACGCTGCTATACTCACTTTATTTGTTTAAGCAGGCGTTTGTTTACTTCGATATGGGCTTTGCTTCCGCAATGGCCTGGATCATGCTTATCATTGTCGGTTTGCTGACGGCTGTTGTATTTGCTACCTCGCGGCTTTGGGTCCATTACGAATCGGAAGGAGGCCGCTAA
- a CDS encoding response regulator transcription factor, protein MYRILLVDDERIILEGISTMVNWQSQGAELAGTARNGIEALDLMEKLKPDIVISDIKMPGMDGLQLVEKAYELFPGTGFILLSGFSEFDYARKAMQYGVKHYLLKPCNENVILEALQELITGLEGKRHREQFMQGLQQELAKVLPHAKEQFLKELVTNKTYGQRDWDDYRRLFRIEVEKEQVQLILFQPEGEYEYEHLFAIKNIAEDLLGKSIVLLGTTIGGQALLLLKESYRQEWLFEKLQLIKETFIRFYKQDSTIAVSAPSLITDARFMYRETMECLDYRFYFGEGTIISKKDIAHVESAPAMDYDDEKLALHLKSGNWDGAGQELELFFQELAGSRMDAVMTRSYLMTLLITIARQSRPEEMGRYMQLITKLDEQHTLKASQQFVTDIAKAVAAANHQTQKTKHSSIIERMIEVVNENIGDELLSLNWVASETLYMNADYLGKLFKKETGEKFSNFVMRQRIEKAVQLIEAAEDVKVFELAEQLGFGDNPQYFSQVFKKYTGQTPSEYRKAPK, encoded by the coding sequence ATGTATAGAATATTGCTGGTAGATGATGAGCGCATTATTCTGGAAGGCATATCGACGATGGTGAACTGGCAGTCGCAAGGCGCCGAGCTGGCGGGCACGGCAAGAAACGGAATTGAAGCGCTTGATCTGATGGAAAAGCTGAAGCCGGACATCGTCATTTCCGATATAAAAATGCCCGGCATGGACGGGCTCCAGCTTGTCGAGAAAGCGTATGAGCTGTTTCCGGGGACGGGTTTTATTTTGTTATCCGGCTTCAGCGAATTTGATTATGCCCGCAAAGCGATGCAATACGGCGTCAAGCATTATTTGCTCAAGCCCTGCAACGAGAATGTCATTTTGGAAGCGCTGCAGGAATTGATAACCGGCTTAGAGGGGAAACGCCACCGCGAGCAGTTCATGCAAGGGCTGCAGCAGGAGCTGGCGAAGGTGCTTCCTCACGCCAAGGAGCAGTTTCTGAAGGAGCTGGTCACGAATAAAACATACGGGCAACGCGATTGGGACGACTACCGGAGGCTATTCCGCATTGAGGTCGAAAAAGAGCAGGTGCAGCTCATCTTGTTTCAGCCGGAAGGCGAATACGAATATGAGCATCTGTTTGCGATCAAAAACATAGCGGAGGATTTGCTCGGCAAGTCCATTGTGCTGCTCGGCACAACCATCGGCGGGCAGGCGCTGTTGCTGCTCAAGGAATCATACCGGCAGGAGTGGCTGTTCGAGAAGCTGCAGCTTATTAAAGAGACGTTTATCCGTTTCTACAAGCAGGATTCGACGATCGCAGTAAGCGCCCCTTCCCTCATTACGGATGCCCGGTTTATGTACCGGGAAACGATGGAATGTTTGGATTACCGTTTTTACTTCGGGGAAGGCACCATTATATCGAAAAAAGACATCGCGCATGTCGAATCTGCTCCGGCTATGGATTATGATGACGAGAAACTGGCTTTGCATCTGAAATCGGGCAATTGGGACGGGGCAGGGCAGGAGCTGGAGCTGTTTTTCCAGGAGCTTGCCGGGAGCCGGATGGACGCGGTTATGACCAGGTCCTATCTCATGACGCTGCTCATCACAATTGCCCGGCAGAGCCGGCCGGAGGAGATGGGGCGGTACATGCAGCTTATAACCAAGCTGGACGAACAGCATACGCTTAAAGCCTCGCAGCAATTTGTCACCGATATTGCGAAAGCGGTGGCGGCAGCTAACCACCAAACGCAAAAAACGAAACATTCCTCCATTATCGAGCGGATGATAGAGGTAGTGAACGAAAATATAGGCGACGAGCTGTTGTCGCTCAACTGGGTCGCCAGCGAAACTTTATATATGAATGCGGATTACCTGGGCAAACTGTTCAAGAAAGAAACCGGCGAGAAATTTTCCAACTTTGTCATGCGCCAGCGGATTGAGAAGGCGGTTCAGCTTATCGAAGCGGCGGAAGACGTCAAAGTATTTGAGCTTGCCGAGCAGCTTGGATTCGGCGATAATCCGCAATATTTCAGCCAGGTGTTTAAAAAATACACCGGCCAGACGCCGTCGGAGTACCGTAAAGCGCCAAAGTAA
- a CDS encoding cache domain-containing sensor histidine kinase — MLFSNMRIKYKIFVLIAALMGGLGLITNFILQYAFGTYDSVMYKESSKALSISSMGMENELKKISTLSFSVVTDPDIQAHLWNIRTADTDYVSYVAFTKIRERMVELGALDKYVLSMQLYDVNDKEYAVGTRPVTLNQARLQRLKWEAVANKGGITWVPPDDNDSTLTATRNIRRYEELSLETLGILAIRVDVSRLFSDYAKGLDNEDSQFIILKDDEVVYPEQETDIKLETLTALEKEQQGYKIIRDGGKSYFITYLSSAYTDWTYYTVTPYDQIFYTTVRMKSTVILIYGLLFVAAVLLAYQISRRITVPLEKLSLKMKRVQLGHFDYQDEENSALPMDEVGQMQRNFRIMVERINELIQENYVKQLAIKDTQFKALQAQINPHFLYNTLETINWSAKMSNQTRISQMVESLGALLRLSINTRDPVISLSRELEIINPYITIQRFRFEERLDFHIDVPSHLHYCSIPKLSVQPLVENAINYALEQMIEPCTIRLAAAVTANKLRISVEDNGPGMEKEFVNKLRQGIVKPKGTGLGLQNIEERIKILYGEEYGLEIESDPGQGTKVTLVLPYEVRDEHV, encoded by the coding sequence ATGCTATTTTCGAATATGCGGATCAAATATAAAATTTTCGTGTTAATTGCTGCCTTAATGGGCGGTTTGGGGCTTATCACCAACTTTATTTTGCAATATGCGTTTGGCACGTATGACAGCGTGATGTATAAGGAATCGTCCAAAGCGCTGAGCATCTCATCAATGGGGATGGAGAACGAGCTGAAAAAAATTTCAACTCTCTCCTTTTCCGTTGTGACAGACCCGGATATTCAAGCTCATTTGTGGAATATTCGGACGGCTGATACGGATTATGTGAGTTATGTGGCGTTTACGAAAATTCGCGAACGGATGGTGGAGTTAGGCGCACTGGATAAATACGTCTTGTCGATGCAGCTGTATGACGTCAACGATAAGGAATATGCGGTTGGCACACGTCCTGTTACTTTAAACCAGGCCCGGCTCCAGCGGCTGAAATGGGAAGCGGTTGCAAATAAAGGCGGCATTACATGGGTTCCGCCGGATGACAATGACAGTACGCTTACAGCTACAAGAAATATTCGGAGGTATGAGGAGCTTTCTTTGGAGACGCTTGGCATATTGGCCATCCGCGTTGATGTGAGCCGGCTGTTCTCCGACTATGCCAAAGGGTTGGATAATGAAGATTCTCAGTTTATTATTTTGAAAGACGACGAAGTCGTATATCCGGAGCAGGAAACGGACATCAAATTGGAAACGCTTACGGCACTGGAGAAGGAGCAGCAGGGCTATAAAATTATTCGCGACGGCGGAAAATCGTATTTTATCACGTACCTGTCTTCCGCTTATACGGACTGGACGTATTATACCGTGACGCCTTATGATCAAATCTTTTATACGACGGTCCGTATGAAAAGCACGGTCATTCTTATTTACGGTTTGCTGTTTGTTGCGGCTGTTCTGCTCGCTTATCAGATTTCGAGAAGGATTACGGTGCCGTTAGAGAAGCTGTCTCTCAAGATGAAACGGGTGCAGCTTGGCCATTTCGATTACCAGGATGAGGAGAACAGCGCTTTGCCGATGGACGAGGTTGGCCAAATGCAGCGTAATTTCCGCATTATGGTGGAACGCATCAACGAGCTGATCCAGGAAAATTACGTGAAGCAGCTGGCTATCAAGGATACGCAATTTAAAGCGCTGCAGGCGCAAATTAATCCGCATTTTTTGTACAATACATTGGAGACGATCAACTGGTCGGCCAAAATGAGCAATCAGACCCGTATTTCGCAAATGGTGGAGTCGCTTGGCGCTTTGCTGCGCTTGTCGATTAATACGCGAGACCCCGTCATATCGTTAAGCCGGGAACTGGAAATTATCAATCCTTATATTACGATTCAACGGTTCCGGTTTGAAGAAAGGCTGGATTTCCATATCGATGTGCCTTCTCACCTGCACTATTGCAGCATACCGAAACTATCGGTCCAGCCGCTTGTGGAAAATGCGATCAACTACGCACTGGAGCAAATGATCGAGCCTTGCACGATCCGGCTTGCTGCCGCTGTTACGGCAAACAAGCTGCGTATCAGCGTGGAGGATAACGGTCCCGGCATGGAGAAGGAGTTTGTAAATAAGCTGCGGCAAGGAATTGTAAAACCAAAAGGCACAGGGCTTGGTCTGCAAAACATTGAAGAGCGCATAAAAATTTTATACGGCGAAGAATACGGCTTGGAAATCGAAAGCGATCCCGGCCAAGGCACCAAAGTAACGCTTGTTTTGCCGTATGAGGTGAGGGATGAGCATGTATAG
- a CDS encoding cyclic-phosphate processing receiver domain-containing protein: MIHVYLDDFRACPKGFVLARNAEECKLLIDSEPIGILSLDFDLGWGQPTGLEVARYIVETGKYPQHVYMHSSSTHGKMQMYAMLSETAPLDMGLSNHMMPDSLLLQIAQNAADSHS, encoded by the coding sequence ATGATTCATGTCTATTTGGACGACTTCCGCGCCTGCCCGAAGGGGTTTGTCCTTGCCCGGAATGCCGAGGAATGCAAGCTGCTGATTGATTCGGAGCCAATCGGCATCTTATCGCTTGATTTTGATTTAGGCTGGGGCCAGCCAACCGGCCTTGAGGTCGCCAGATATATCGTGGAGACAGGCAAATACCCGCAGCATGTGTATATGCATTCTTCCAGCACGCATGGCAAAATGCAAATGTATGCGATGTTGTCCGAAACGGCCCCTCTCGATATGGGGCTGTCCAATCATATGATGCCGGATTCGCTGCTGCTGCAAATTGCGCAAAATGCGGCTGATTCCCATTCCTAA
- a CDS encoding deoxyribonuclease IV — protein MLGYHVSIKGGYAKAAREAAAAGLTAFQYFPKNPRSLTVKRFDRKDALECAALCEKHKIVTVAHTPYPTNLAADTEEQQDRTVLSLLNDLDIAESCGSIGIVVHFGVYKGTEPLTGYQHIIACLNRVAAAWNGKAKLLIEVQSGEHTFMGTTMEELAQIRRLSSYPEKLAFCLDSCHLFASGVWRGEVSAEWADKARKLGVLEQVAAVHFNDSLYPCGQKKDRHARLLQGHIGEAGLQWLISAPELMNVPFILETSPDDGGSYEEQLNIMRKWRNQL, from the coding sequence ATGTTAGGTTACCACGTCAGCATTAAAGGCGGTTATGCGAAAGCTGCCCGGGAAGCGGCAGCAGCCGGATTAACGGCGTTTCAATATTTTCCGAAAAATCCCCGGAGCCTGACGGTTAAACGTTTTGACCGGAAAGACGCGCTGGAATGCGCAGCTCTATGCGAGAAGCACAAAATCGTAACGGTGGCCCATACGCCGTACCCTACCAATCTGGCCGCCGATACGGAAGAACAGCAGGACCGGACGGTATTGTCTCTGCTGAACGATCTGGACATCGCGGAAAGCTGCGGTTCGATCGGCATCGTCGTCCATTTTGGCGTATATAAAGGCACAGAGCCGTTAACCGGCTATCAACATATTATTGCTTGCTTGAATCGCGTAGCGGCAGCATGGAATGGAAAAGCAAAGCTGCTGATTGAAGTGCAGTCGGGCGAGCATACCTTTATGGGCACAACCATGGAGGAGCTGGCGCAAATCCGCCGTTTGAGCAGCTATCCGGAGAAACTTGCCTTTTGCCTGGACAGCTGCCATCTGTTTGCGAGCGGCGTATGGCGCGGCGAAGTTTCAGCCGAATGGGCGGATAAAGCGCGAAAGCTGGGCGTACTGGAGCAGGTTGCAGCCGTCCATTTCAACGACAGCCTGTATCCTTGCGGGCAAAAAAAGGACAGACACGCCAGGCTGCTGCAAGGGCATATCGGAGAAGCCGGCTTGCAGTGGCTTATTTCAGCGCCGGAGCTTATGAACGTGCCTTTTATATTGGAAACGTCTCCTGATGATGGCGGGTCTTATGAGGAGCAATTAAATATAATGCGCAAATGGAGGAATCAGCTATGA
- the mutM gene encoding bifunctional DNA-formamidopyrimidine glycosylase/DNA-(apurinic or apyrimidinic site) lyase, which produces MPELPEMETYRKLLNEQIAGAVITGTEVTRDKSINVSPDEFQQMLVGRTIWYVERRGKHLIFHLDNGKRLELHLMLGGSMFFGSEEEKPDRTIQVTIRFEHGNLYFIGLRLGHLHLLSVKELEGALAKLGPDPFDKRLNAAKFADLFAKKRGTLKASLVDQQVLSGIGNCYADEIVYAASIRPDAKIPTLESGDWERLHTSMHSVLKEAIARGGYMDQPFTAADTLTGGYDELCQVYDRAGESCRRCGSTIEQIEVASRKAFVCPSCQKE; this is translated from the coding sequence ATGCCGGAATTGCCGGAAATGGAAACGTATCGTAAACTGCTGAACGAGCAAATTGCCGGGGCAGTCATTACAGGAACGGAAGTAACGCGGGATAAATCAATTAACGTAAGCCCGGACGAATTTCAGCAAATGCTTGTTGGCCGCACAATCTGGTATGTGGAACGGCGCGGCAAACATTTGATATTCCATCTGGATAACGGGAAGCGGCTGGAGCTTCATCTCATGCTTGGCGGGTCCATGTTTTTTGGATCGGAGGAAGAGAAGCCGGACAGAACGATACAAGTGACAATCCGCTTTGAGCACGGGAATCTGTATTTTATCGGGCTGCGGCTGGGCCATTTGCATCTGCTTTCCGTAAAGGAGCTGGAAGGCGCGCTGGCAAAGCTTGGTCCCGATCCGTTCGATAAGCGGCTGAATGCGGCTAAGTTTGCCGATCTGTTTGCCAAAAAACGCGGAACGTTAAAAGCATCCCTTGTAGACCAGCAGGTGTTGTCGGGCATCGGCAACTGTTATGCGGATGAAATCGTTTATGCGGCCTCCATCCGGCCGGATGCCAAAATTCCAACGCTGGAATCCGGCGATTGGGAACGTTTACATACATCCATGCATAGTGTGTTAAAGGAAGCGATAGCAAGGGGCGGCTACATGGATCAGCCTTTCACCGCTGCCGATACGTTAACAGGCGGCTACGATGAGTTGTGCCAAGTGTATGACCGGGCTGGAGAAAGCTGCCGCCGGTGCGGAAGCACAATCGAGCAGATCGAAGTGGCATCGCGCAAAGCTTTCGTGTGCCCGTCCTGCCAGAAGGAATAG
- a CDS encoding TIGR01457 family HAD-type hydrolase has translation MPLKPTAMRGFLIDLDGTLYHGSKRIEGADRLLAALRANRLPFRFVTNNSSVSPEEVAARLNGMGIEAQPDEVCTSSLAAAQYIAQRKPGASVYVVGEAGLKQAVAEAGLRLTEEEQPDFVVQGIDRELSYSRVAAAVRFIRAGAVSVMTNPDLLLPGESGLQPGAGSIGAMIEAASGQVPVVIGKPSSILMDYALQQLGMEPGGIWVIGDNMATDIAAGIAAGCGTALVLTGLTTRDNYEHYAKLAGCKPDLICGSLDELQSYILSRIGL, from the coding sequence ATGCCATTGAAACCAACCGCGATGCGCGGTTTTTTGATAGACTTGGACGGAACGTTATATCACGGATCCAAACGGATTGAAGGTGCGGACCGGCTGTTGGCTGCGCTGCGGGCCAACCGGCTGCCTTTCCGGTTCGTGACGAACAATTCCTCCGTTTCTCCGGAGGAGGTTGCAGCAAGATTAAATGGCATGGGGATCGAGGCGCAGCCGGATGAGGTGTGCACTTCATCTTTAGCGGCTGCCCAGTATATCGCGCAGCGGAAACCGGGAGCATCGGTGTATGTTGTCGGAGAAGCCGGTCTTAAACAGGCTGTGGCGGAAGCGGGACTGCGGCTGACGGAAGAGGAGCAGCCGGATTTTGTCGTGCAGGGGATCGACCGCGAGCTGAGCTACAGCCGCGTGGCTGCGGCAGTCCGATTCATTCGGGCTGGCGCAGTATCGGTAATGACCAATCCCGATTTATTGCTGCCGGGCGAATCCGGCTTGCAGCCGGGTGCCGGTTCGATCGGCGCGATGATCGAGGCCGCTTCGGGACAAGTTCCGGTCGTCATCGGGAAGCCTTCGTCGATATTGATGGATTATGCACTGCAGCAGCTCGGGATGGAGCCGGGCGGTATTTGGGTCATCGGCGACAACATGGCGACGGATATTGCCGCCGGTATCGCAGCCGGATGCGGAACGGCACTTGTATTAACCGGTTTGACGACCAGAGATAACTATGAGCATTATGCCAAACTGGCAGGCTGTAAGCCGGATTTGATATGCGGCAGCCTGGATGAGCTGCAATCGTATATTTTATCGCGTATCGGGCTATAA
- a CDS encoding ribonuclease H-like domain-containing protein → MSGLRERMSRLRGDASALPAETAAAAEKGITEASAAAVIPASPESGAGEVCSAEAAVAAPGLTPSAAANPARAGAQPSPPPSQEKEEDELGPEWAKLGVKLIHNEMGSFLLRRVTYAADYRHGTHHLAELADAAAHLSAFHPGEPVDDKHILFLDLETTGLGVGAGNVPFMIGLGYAGAGQFTIEQALIRHPAEERAMLDYLDGLVSRFRFLATYNGRTFDWPVLQNRFILNGFRNRTWQPLHLDFLHPARSIWRNTLPSCKLSYVEESRLGIARQDDVPGLLAPQLYFQFLADGKPGPLEGVFRHNEIDMLSLACLAVRFGYLLGDERAAKLPLPSEPEELVRTGLWLERMGARQQAERMFSAAAGMSGRTAYSALLLLAARDKKAGNWSRAVLLWQKAIDAQSAFGANQQEAYVELAMYYEHKIKNIELAIYYTKEALELAVSHPLAGRMNPKRRAELDALRRRLDRLHRKAAAQR, encoded by the coding sequence ATGAGCGGCTTGCGTGAACGAATGAGCCGTCTGCGCGGGGATGCTTCCGCACTGCCGGCTGAGACGGCCGCGGCCGCGGAGAAGGGGATAACGGAAGCATCAGCTGCCGCCGTTATCCCTGCTTCGCCTGAGTCGGGCGCAGGCGAAGTTTGTTCGGCCGAGGCTGCTGTTGCAGCACCTGGACTAACGCCCTCCGCAGCAGCAAATCCGGCCAGAGCGGGGGCGCAGCCTTCTCCGCCGCCGTCGCAGGAGAAAGAAGAGGACGAGCTTGGCCCGGAATGGGCGAAGCTCGGTGTAAAGCTGATCCATAACGAAATGGGAAGCTTTTTGCTGCGCCGCGTCACCTATGCCGCCGATTATCGGCATGGTACGCATCATTTGGCTGAGCTGGCGGATGCAGCCGCCCATTTGTCCGCTTTTCATCCCGGCGAGCCGGTAGACGATAAGCACATCTTGTTTCTCGACCTGGAAACAACCGGCCTTGGCGTAGGAGCGGGCAATGTTCCGTTTATGATCGGGCTTGGTTATGCGGGAGCCGGGCAGTTTACAATCGAGCAGGCGCTTATCCGCCATCCTGCTGAAGAGCGGGCGATGCTGGATTATTTAGACGGGCTGGTCAGCCGCTTTCGTTTCCTCGCAACGTACAATGGACGAACTTTTGACTGGCCGGTGCTGCAAAACCGGTTCATCCTAAACGGCTTTCGGAATCGGACCTGGCAGCCGCTCCATCTTGATTTTTTGCATCCGGCGAGGAGCATTTGGCGCAATACGCTTCCTTCCTGCAAGCTGAGCTATGTGGAGGAGTCGCGGCTTGGCATTGCAAGGCAAGACGATGTGCCGGGCTTGCTGGCGCCGCAGCTTTATTTTCAGTTTTTGGCGGACGGCAAGCCCGGGCCGCTGGAAGGCGTCTTCCGGCACAATGAAATTGATATGCTGTCGCTTGCCTGTCTGGCAGTCCGGTTTGGTTATTTGCTGGGCGATGAGCGTGCAGCCAAGCTGCCGCTTCCGTCAGAGCCGGAAGAACTGGTCCGGACGGGCTTATGGCTGGAGCGGATGGGTGCCCGGCAGCAGGCGGAACGGATGTTCAGCGCAGCTGCCGGGATGAGCGGCAGGACTGCTTATTCGGCACTGCTGCTGCTGGCGGCAAGAGACAAGAAAGCTGGAAATTGGAGCCGTGCTGTGTTATTGTGGCAGAAGGCTATTGACGCGCAATCTGCGTTCGGAGCGAATCAGCAGGAAGCTTATGTCGAGCTGGCGATGTATTACGAGCATAAGATTAAAAATATAGAGCTTGCCATTTATTACACGAAAGAAGCGCTGGAACTGGCGGTTAGCCATCCGTTGGCCGGCCGGATGAATCCGAAGCGAAGAGCCGAGCTTGATGCGCTGCGCAGGCGGCTGGACCGGCTTCACCGCAAAGCGGCGGCGCAACGTTAG